The DNA sequence TAGAAACTGATAAGCCATCAAAGATAGAAAAGACAAGTATAGAACAGAGGGAAATAATCAGAAAATATACAAACGAGAACGAACTTGGCTTTGACCCTGATAGACCGATTAGAGAACAAGAACCTAACCCACTACCAGACAGAAAAGCCCTTGACGATATAGTTTTTGACGCTTTAGAATTGACAGAAAAAGAAAAAAAAGAAGTTTATTACGCCGTCGCCGAACTTGTCAAAAACCGCTTAGACAAAGCAAGGAGTGTTTGAAGATGATATAAATTTAAAATTTGGAGGTTAGGGGGATGTATCTATCCAGACTTATAATTTCTAATTACAGAAGCATAAAGTTTTTGGATTTGGAATTTTCTCCAACAAAAAATGTAATTATAGGACATAACAATGCTGGTAAGAGTAATATAATAAAGGCTCTCAATATTATTATGGGAGAACAAACACCTGATTATAAAAAATATGAAAATATTTCAGAGAGAGATTTTTTTAACGGAACAGAAAATGAACTTTTCATAATTGGAGAAATTTCAAAAAAGGATACTTCCTGTATAGATTTTAATAATTTAGAAATAAATTTAGCTGGAACTTATATAACATTGCAAAATGACTTGAAGTTCTACTATGAAAGTAGTCAGTTTTATGACTTTGTAACGAAAGTTTTTGATGTGAATTTTGATTCTTTAAGAAAAGTATATGATACTAAAGATTTAAATGAAGGAAGTAAAAAATTTATTATTTTTAATAATTTAAGTGTGGTAGAACGAGATAAAATAAATGATGCTATCAACTCAATTTCTAAATTTATTTATGTTTTTAGAGCTAAAAAAGATGAAGAGAATATAGTAGAAAAAGATTTTAGGTTAGTTTTTGTAAAAGATAACCATTGGTATATATCTCAAAGAATCTTTATGAGAAATGAACTGTTAATCAGTGCAATAATTCCACCATTTAGAGATCCAGAATATCAACTAAAACCAACTAGTTGGAATTGGTTTGGAAAAATGATGAAAAATCTTATAAAAGAAAAAAAGGAAAAAATTAAAGAGGATGAGAATCCTTTTGGCGAATTAGAAAAAGCAAGAAGTATAATAAAGAAAAGTGCTGACAAGATTTTTAAAGATCTGAAGGATGAGATAGAAAAGACATCTTTAGTTTCTGGATTTGATGGAGCGAAATTAATTTTTTCTTTTATGGATGATGAAATAGATATTAGCAAAAATATAAAAATATATATTGATGATGGATTTACTGCCCCTATAAACGAAAAAGGAGCAGGTATTCAAAGTGCTATAGTAATAAGTTTATTTACATATTTTGTAAGAAAAAACGCTGTTTCAAATTCTTTGCTGTGTTTAGAAGAACCTGAAATTTATCTTCATCCTCATGCTTGTAGAGTGATAAACAAAAAAATAAATTATTTTATAAATGACAATGAAAACAAAGTTGAACATCAGGTAATATTGACAACCCATAACCCTATCTTTGTTAAAGATGAAAATATTCACAATCCAAGAATTTTTAGGGTATGGAAAAATAAAGAGAATGGAACTATAGCAAGATATGTAGAAATAAATGAAGATTTTAAAAATTTATTTATAAGAGAAGAAAACTCCGAATTATTTTTTGCTATAAAAGTGATAATAACAGAGGGATTTGATAAATATATATTGAAATTTTATGATTCTTTGGAAAATAGTTCACAGTTAGATGAAAAGAATATAAGTATTGTATCTGCTGAGGGTAAAAATGATTTTATAAACTTTATAAAAATTTGTGAAAAATTAGGAATAGATTTCTTTATTTTGGCTGATTTTGATTATTTATTAAGGGGAATTTTGAGCAATTATGAATTAAAAGAATATTTGAAAGAGAAGTTAGGAACTACATCTTATATAAAATTAGAAAAACTTATAAATCATTATCTCTCTGAAGAGTCTTACAGAAGTTTCAGAGACAAAGGTAAAAAAATTGAGGAGTTAGATGATATTACAGAGGAATCAAAGGAAAAAATCAAGGATTATATTTTACAGGGAATAAAGGAATTAAAAGAAAAAGCAAATATTTTTATCTTAACAGGCGAAATTGAAGATATTTTTAAAAAAGATTATAAAGAAGATATTCTTGAAAATGAAAAATTTACCTTTGAATCGGTTATCAAATTAAGAAAATATTTGATAGAAGATAATAAAAACTTTTCAGATATATTTGAAGAAGAATTTTTAAACGTCTTAAAGGAATTGTTTGAAAAGGTATAAATTTAACTTGCCATTGCACAAAAATTAATTTACAACAAATATAACTTATAGGTTAAATAATGAGTAAGAAGTTTCCTTTTATGGCGAAAAGGTTTTTAGGATTTTATACTGGAAGAAGTATAAAAGGAAATTGAGAGTTTAAGGGATATAAAAGGGCTGAAAAAAATATACTATGGTTTAATGCTTTACCTGTCATATTACCTTAAACGGTTTATGCTTGAAAGAGGCAAATAATGAAAATTGACAATTTTTATAAAGCAAAATCTTTAGAAAGGTTGGACTTAGCAGAATGTCAAATAAAGCAAAATAAAATTGATACATTAGGTTCTACTCTTTATTTTGCCTTGTTTAATTTTATGCAGGCGGTACTTAAATAAGCTCCTGAAGGAAGATAGAAACATATAGGCATAAATAAAATGTTTTCTAAATTTGCGAAAAATATACAACATTTACACAGATTTATATATATTAAGAATAAAGGCAAATTACACAAATGAAAAATTAACGGAAAAGGAAAAATTAGAACTTTTGGCTATATTTGAATTTATAAGTGAGGTAATAAGAAAATGGCAACAGTAAAAAATATCATTTTAATAACTGAATTTTTAGATAAAGTATCAAATTTAAAAGAAGTTGAAGATAGGAAAATTATTAACATTCCTGATGATGTGGAGGCTGATATTGGCTTAAAAATAAAATTAAAAAAAGGTTATGACTGGTTAGATGTCCAGCATAAGATAAATGACATCATTTGGGAAATTTTTGAAAATAAGGGAGAGCTATTAGCAGTTTACGAAGAGTTTGAGGAATAAAACATTTGATTTTATGAAAAATATTAAGCTTGTCACGAAAATTACATAATCCTTAAAGGGTGACAGTTTCTGGTTATAGAATTATCTTAATTAACGATCTCATCAATCGTTTTAAGGTGACAGATGGTAAATGAAGAATTGATTAAAAAAAGAAAAAAGATTATTGATGAGCTTGGAGGACTTCCAGAACCTAAAATTCAAAATAAAGAATGGCTGTATCTCCTTAAAGAAGAAACAAGAAACTCAATTTTAGTGGAAGGTTATTTTATTTCTGAAAAAGAGCTTAAAGAAGTCTTATCAGGAAATAAGCCTATGACAAGAACTGAAGAAGAGGCGTTTAATTATTTCAGAACAGCCAGTTTTATTTATGGACTTGCTTATGAAAACTACAAACAGAATGAGTTTATGTTTGGAATTCCTTTAATAAGACAGATAAATAAAAGTTTAGGATATAAAGGTGAGTTTAGAAAAGTAAAAATTAAAATAGCTGGGGCAAAATTTAATCCTCCGGATACATATATAGAAGATTGGCTAAGAATATTTATTAAATTTATAAAAAACATAAAGGAAAACTTTAACAAATTAGCAGCATCGCACGCATTTTTCGAAGAAATACATCCCTTTGAAGACGGAAATGGAAGAACCGGAAGAATAATTCTAAACTATATATTAATAAGCAAAGGTTATCCTCTTGTAATAATCAAAGGTGATGATAAAAGCAAACAGCTTTATTATAAATCTTTAGAAGAATTAGATTTACAGATAAAAGATATTTTTGAAAAATTTAAAAGTAAAAAGCCTGAGGAGAAAGAAATACTGAAAAGGCTAAATAACATACATTCAAAAATTCTACCGAATTTAATACTTGAGGGATTAAGAGAAAGTATGGACAGAATAATTATAGGGATTTATCAAGAAAAAGGAGCAAAGTTAGAACCTGTTTCTAAACTTTTAGAAGAGATTGGATATAGTTCTAAAAGTTCAAGACAGCTGATAAAAAGAGGAAAAATAATAGCAATAAAAGTAAAAAATAAATGGATGAGTACCAAAGAAATTATACAAAAATTGCTTTAAAAAGCAGTTCATGAACTCTCCCAAATGACATTCATCAATTAAAAAATTTTTTTCAAAAGGGTATAATCAGATAAAAAAAGAGGTAGATGTAATGATAAGTTTTGAAGAGGCTATCAGGATAATAGTTAAAAACACAAAACCACTTGGTCTTGAAAAGGTTTTTCTTGGTAATGCTCTGGGCAGGGTTCTTGCTGAAGATATATACGCAGACAGGGATAACCCGCCTGCAGACAACAGCGGAATGGACGGCTTTGCTGTCAGGTATGAGGATATAAAAGGTGCAACAGAGGAAAATCCTGCAGTATTAGAGATAATAGCTGAATCAAAGGCAGGAGGAGAGCTTGTTAAGGTAAAGCCCAAAACAGCCGCTTACATATACACAGGAGGTCTGATACCTGAAGGTGCAGATACAGTTATCCAGAAAGAGCTTACAAAGGTTGAAGATAATAAAGTTTTTATATTTCAGGAGCTAAAAAAAGGGTCAAACATAAGACCTAAAGGTGGAGATTATAAAAAGGGTGATCTTTTGATAAAAGCAGGTAAAAAGCTCAGACCTGCAGAGATAGGGATACTATCATCAGTTAATAAACCTACAGTTTATGTATATCAACAGCCAAGAGTTGGAATACTAACAACAGGTGATGAGATACTGGATCTTGGAGAACCTGTTGAAAAGCTTTCCCAGATCAGAACATCAAACACTTACTCCATATACTCACAGGTTTTTGAGGCAGGTGGACAGCCTGTGATAATAGGTTTTTCAAAGGACAACCCTGAAGACACACAAAAAAAACTCTCCTACGCAAAAAGCTGTGATATTCTTCTGACAACTGGTGGTGTTTCTGTTGGGGAGTATGATCTTGTTAAGGATTTTGTGGTTAAGGTTTTAGGTGTTGATATACTTTTCTGGAAGGTGAAGCAAAAACCGGGAAAACCTGTTGCTTTTGGTGTCTGGGGAGCAGAAAAAGAAAAGCTGTTTTTCGGAATTCCCGGAAATCCTGTCGCCGCAATGGTCGTTTTTGAGAATATGGTTAAGCCTGCAATAAGAAAGATGAGAGGGGAAAACAGGATTTTTAACCCTGTTATAAAGGCAAAACTTTCAGGCGGATACAGAAGGAAAAAGGGGGAAAGGCTTGAGTTTATAAGGGTTTCACTTGAGATGACTGATGAGGGCTTTGTGGCAACGCCCTTTGGAAAGCAGGGATCAAATATACTTACAGGTATGGTTTTTGCTCATGGATTTGGTATGATTGAGGTTGGAAAAACAGAAATAAAAGATGGGGAAGAGATAAAGGTTGTGGTTTTTGATAAATCATTTATGGATGGTGGTTTAGATGGTTGAATTTCCTGATTATTTAAAAAAGGTAAAACCCTACCAGCCGGGAAAGCCTATTGAGGAACTCCAGAGGGAGCTTGGAGTAAAAGAGGTTGTTAAACTTGCATCAAATGAAAACCCATTTGGATGCTCCCTTTTTGTTAAAAAGGCTGTTGAGAGAAATGCCACAAAGATAAACAGATATCCTGATGGTGGAGCGTACTACCTGAGAAAAGAGCTTTCTAATTTTTTGGCTGTTGATCCTGACCAGATAATATTCGGAAACGGATCAAATGAGATTATTGATCTGATAGGGAGAGTTTTCCTCACCGGTGGAAGAGAAGCTCTATTTTTTGAAGGCAGTTTTGTTGTTTATAAACTTATAGCGCAGATAAACGGTGGAACTTTCAGGGAAATCCCCCTTGAGTGTGATTTTTCAAGGGATCTTAATAAGATCCTTGATGCTATATCAGAAAAAACATCAGTTATATTCATAGACAACCCCTGTAATCCAACAGGATTTGCAAACAAAAAGGAGGAGTTTAACAGGTTTATAAAAGATCTTCCTGATCATGTTCTTCTTGTTTTAGATGAGGCTTATTTTGAGTATGCAAAAGATCACGGCGTTCCTGACGGGATAAATTACATTCTGGGGATAAATCCTAAACTGCCCAGAAAAAATATCATTGTTCTTAGAACATTTTCCAAGGTTTACGGTCTTGCAGGTCTCAGGATAGGATACGGTGTTTCAAGTAATGAGATAATACAGATACTTGAGAAAGTAAGACAGCCTTTTAACACAAATCATCTTGCACAGATCGCCGCTGTAGAGGCTCTAAAAGATCAGGATTTTGTCAGGTTCTGTGTTGATATGAATGAGAAGGGAAAAGAACAGCTTTATGAGGGTCTGGAAAAAAGAGGGATACATTTTTTGCCAACTTATGGAAATTTTGTAATGTTCAGGGTTGAAAATTCTCAAAGTGTTTACAACGGGCTTTTAAAACAGGGAGTAATAGTCAGACCTGCTTTTGGTTTTGATGGGTATCTGAGGGTTTCCATAGGAAGGGAGGATGAAAATGATCTATTTCTCAAGGCTCTGGATAGACTGGGTCTTTCCTGCAAGTAATAAAAAAATAACCATTGCCCTTTCACTTTTATTACCCTAACTTAAAATAAAAAAAGGTGGTTCAAAATGGGAAAGTCTATTGTTGAAAGGGCATATTACCTTATGAAGCTTGGTCGTGTGTTTGAGGAAAGGGCAAAAGAGGAGTATATGAAAGGGAATATAGCAGGGTTTCTCCACCTTGCCATCGGTGAAGAGGCTGTTCATGTTGGGGCAACCCTTGCCTTTGGTAAAGGAGATCTTTTTGTCCATTACAGGGAGCATGTGTGGGCACTTGCGAGGGGAATGTCCCCAAAGGTCGTTATGGCTGAGCTTTTCGGGAAAAAAACAGGTGTTTCAAAGGGAAAAGGTGGATCAATGCACCTTTTTGATCCTGCCTTTAATTTTTACGGAGGAAATGCAATTGTTGGGGCACATATCCCCCACGCTGTTGGTGCAGCTTATGCAAGAAAATATCTTGGGCATTCTGAGGGAGTTCTTGTTGCCTTTGGTGACGGTGCCACAAATGCAGGGAACTACTATGAATCATTAAACCTTGCTTCACTGTGGGAGCTTCCTGTTTTGTTTCTAAATGAAAACAACTTTTATGCCATCGGAACGAGGGTAGACAGGGCATCAGCGATAAAAGAGCTTTACAAAAAGGCAAAAGAGTTTATGCCTGCTGTCAGGATAGACGGAATGAACTTTTTTGAGGTTTTTGATGCAGTCTCAAAGGCAAAAGAATATATAGAAAATGAAGGAAAGCCTTACTACATAGAGGCTTTGACTTACAGGTATGAGCCCCACTCAATGTCCGATCCGGGAGATTACAGATCTCCAAGGGAGCTGAAGGTTTTCCATGATAAAGATCCTGTTGAGTTTTTGAAAAATGAAGGGATAAAAAGAGGTCTTCTGACTGAGGAGTTTGTAAAACAGATTGATGAGAGGGTTGAAAAAGAGGTGGAAGAGGCTGTTGAGTTTGCATTGAAATCCCCTGAGCCAGAGGATAATGAACTTTATACAGATATTTTCTGCGAGGTGTGTTCAGATGTTGTACCGTGAGGCATTAAACAAAGCGTTAGACGAGATGATGGAAAAAGATGAGACTGTTGTTATTCTTGGTGAAGATGTAGGGTTTTACGGAGGAAACTACAGGGTTACCGAGGGGCTATACGCAAAATATGGAGAAAAAAGAGCCATAGACACCCCAATAGCTGAGAACTCAATAGTTGGAAATGCCATCGGAATGGCTATAGGGGGATTAAGACCCGTTGCTGAGATAATGACAGTTAATTTTATACTGATAGCTATGGATCAGATCGTCAACCAGATGGCAAAACTGAGATACATGAGCGGTGGAAAGATAGAGCTTCCTATGGTTGTCAGAACACCTCAGGGGGTATCAAAACAGCTTGCGGCACAGCATTCACAGAGCCTTGAGAGATTTTTTACATCAACACCGGGGCTTATAACGATGGTTGCTTCTGATGCAACAGCCGCTTATTACGGCTTGAAGTATGCTAT is a window from the Persephonella sp. genome containing:
- the hisC gene encoding histidinol-phosphate transaminase — translated: MVEFPDYLKKVKPYQPGKPIEELQRELGVKEVVKLASNENPFGCSLFVKKAVERNATKINRYPDGGAYYLRKELSNFLAVDPDQIIFGNGSNEIIDLIGRVFLTGGREALFFEGSFVVYKLIAQINGGTFREIPLECDFSRDLNKILDAISEKTSVIFIDNPCNPTGFANKKEEFNRFIKDLPDHVLLVLDEAYFEYAKDHGVPDGINYILGINPKLPRKNIIVLRTFSKVYGLAGLRIGYGVSSNEIIQILEKVRQPFNTNHLAQIAAVEALKDQDFVRFCVDMNEKGKEQLYEGLEKRGIHFLPTYGNFVMFRVENSQSVYNGLLKQGVIVRPAFGFDGYLRVSIGREDENDLFLKALDRLGLSCK
- a CDS encoding AAA family ATPase, which codes for MYLSRLIISNYRSIKFLDLEFSPTKNVIIGHNNAGKSNIIKALNIIMGEQTPDYKKYENISERDFFNGTENELFIIGEISKKDTSCIDFNNLEINLAGTYITLQNDLKFYYESSQFYDFVTKVFDVNFDSLRKVYDTKDLNEGSKKFIIFNNLSVVERDKINDAINSISKFIYVFRAKKDEENIVEKDFRLVFVKDNHWYISQRIFMRNELLISAIIPPFRDPEYQLKPTSWNWFGKMMKNLIKEKKEKIKEDENPFGELEKARSIIKKSADKIFKDLKDEIEKTSLVSGFDGAKLIFSFMDDEIDISKNIKIYIDDGFTAPINEKGAGIQSAIVISLFTYFVRKNAVSNSLLCLEEPEIYLHPHACRVINKKINYFINDNENKVEHQVILTTHNPIFVKDENIHNPRIFRVWKNKENGTIARYVEINEDFKNLFIREENSELFFAIKVIITEGFDKYILKFYDSLENSSQLDEKNISIVSAEGKNDFINFIKICEKLGIDFFILADFDYLLRGILSNYELKEYLKEKLGTTSYIKLEKLINHYLSEESYRSFRDKGKKIEELDDITEESKEKIKDYILQGIKELKEKANIFILTGEIEDIFKKDYKEDILENEKFTFESVIKLRKYLIEDNKNFSDIFEEEFLNVLKELFEKV
- a CDS encoding thiamine pyrophosphate-dependent enzyme, translated to MGKSIVERAYYLMKLGRVFEERAKEEYMKGNIAGFLHLAIGEEAVHVGATLAFGKGDLFVHYREHVWALARGMSPKVVMAELFGKKTGVSKGKGGSMHLFDPAFNFYGGNAIVGAHIPHAVGAAYARKYLGHSEGVLVAFGDGATNAGNYYESLNLASLWELPVLFLNENNFYAIGTRVDRASAIKELYKKAKEFMPAVRIDGMNFFEVFDAVSKAKEYIENEGKPYYIEALTYRYEPHSMSDPGDYRSPRELKVFHDKDPVEFLKNEGIKRGLLTEEFVKQIDERVEKEVEEAVEFALKSPEPEDNELYTDIFCEVCSDVVP
- the glp gene encoding gephyrin-like molybdotransferase Glp, which produces MISFEEAIRIIVKNTKPLGLEKVFLGNALGRVLAEDIYADRDNPPADNSGMDGFAVRYEDIKGATEENPAVLEIIAESKAGGELVKVKPKTAAYIYTGGLIPEGADTVIQKELTKVEDNKVFIFQELKKGSNIRPKGGDYKKGDLLIKAGKKLRPAEIGILSSVNKPTVYVYQQPRVGILTTGDEILDLGEPVEKLSQIRTSNTYSIYSQVFEAGGQPVIIGFSKDNPEDTQKKLSYAKSCDILLTTGGVSVGEYDLVKDFVVKVLGVDILFWKVKQKPGKPVAFGVWGAEKEKLFFGIPGNPVAAMVVFENMVKPAIRKMRGENRIFNPVIKAKLSGGYRRKKGERLEFIRVSLEMTDEGFVATPFGKQGSNILTGMVFAHGFGMIEVGKTEIKDGEEIKVVVFDKSFMDGGLDG
- a CDS encoding alpha-ketoacid dehydrogenase subunit beta produces the protein MLYREALNKALDEMMEKDETVVILGEDVGFYGGNYRVTEGLYAKYGEKRAIDTPIAENSIVGNAIGMAIGGLRPVAEIMTVNFILIAMDQIVNQMAKLRYMSGGKIELPMVVRTPQGVSKQLAAQHSQSLERFFTSTPGLITMVASDATAAYYGLKYAIELDDPVIFLEHELLYPMKMEIQERKDFNPFKADVVKEGKDITVVSYLKMLHDTLQAVPVV
- a CDS encoding Fic family protein codes for the protein MVNEELIKKRKKIIDELGGLPEPKIQNKEWLYLLKEETRNSILVEGYFISEKELKEVLSGNKPMTRTEEEAFNYFRTASFIYGLAYENYKQNEFMFGIPLIRQINKSLGYKGEFRKVKIKIAGAKFNPPDTYIEDWLRIFIKFIKNIKENFNKLAASHAFFEEIHPFEDGNGRTGRIILNYILISKGYPLVIIKGDDKSKQLYYKSLEELDLQIKDIFEKFKSKKPEEKEILKRLNNIHSKILPNLILEGLRESMDRIIIGIYQEKGAKLEPVSKLLEEIGYSSKSSRQLIKRGKIIAIKVKNKWMSTKEIIQKLL